Proteins from one Neodiprion fabricii isolate iyNeoFabr1 chromosome 5, iyNeoFabr1.1, whole genome shotgun sequence genomic window:
- the LOC124183737 gene encoding congested-like trachea protein has product MSENVSPIKYFLSGGFGGVCLVIAGHPLDTIKVRLQTMPKPLPNALPLYSGMWDCTKKTIAKEGFRGLYKGMGAPLTGVAPIFAISFLGFGVGKKIQQKNPDEKLTLPQLFYAGAFSGVCTTCIMAPGERIKCLLQIQHADALPKYNGPVDCIKQLYREGGVRSIFKGTYATLLRDVPASGVYFMMYELLQRWLTPDGGKLGVVSTIFAGGMAGIANWIVAIPPDVLKSRLQTAPEGTYKNGIRSVFTQLMKEEGPRALYKGCAPVMLRAFPANAACFAGFEVAMNFLNLAAPNL; this is encoded by the exons ATGTCCGAAAACGTTAGCccaattaaatattttctctccGGTGGATTCGGTGGAGTATGTCTCGTTATAGCTGGTCATCCCCTGGACACGATAAAA gTTCGCCTTCAGACTATGCCAAAGCCCTTACCAAATGCCTTGCCACTTTATTCAGGGATGTGGGATTGCACGAAGAAAACAATAGCCAAAGAGGGATTTCGAGGCCTCTACAAGG GAATGGGAGCACCGCTGACAGGCGTGGCTCCGATATTTGCCATTAGTTTCCTCGGATTCGGtgtgggtaaaaaaattcagcagaAGAATCCAGATGAAAAACTAACTCTGCCGCAATTGTTTTATGCCGGTGCTTTCAGCGGAGTTTGCACAACTTGTATCATGGCGCCTGGGGAACGTATAAAGTGCCTTTTACAAATACAGCATGCCGACGCTCTGCCAAAGTACAACGGGCCAGTCGATTGCATTAAACAATTGTACAGAGAGGGTGGAGTTAGGAGTATTTTTAAAGGGACTTACGCCACTTTATTGAGAG ACGTACCGGCCAGTGGAGTGTATTTCATGATGTACGAATTGCTTCAGAGATGGTTGACACCTGATGGTGGAAAATTGGGTGTTGTGTCGACTATTTTTGCCGGTGGTATGGCTGGAATTGCAAATTGGATCGTAGCGATACCCCCAGATGTATTAAAAAGTAGACTGCAAACTG CACCGGAAGGCACATACAAAAATGGAATTCGTTCTGTATTTACTCAACTGATGAAGGAAGAGGGACCTCGTGCACTTTACAAAGGATGTGCTCCTGTAATGCTCAGAGCATTCCCTGCAAACGCAGCTTGTTTTGCCGGCTTTGAAGTGGCGATGAATTTCCTCAATTTGGCAGCTCCGAATTTATAA
- the LOC124183736 gene encoding WASH complex subunit 1-like isoform X1 — MRSSAASRFGFDSKLGVIPHDLRQEETIVQIAEALDSLNSAVASIFSCIDERLSENTKRLAGIKGRAVKLQGRLDHLQNNLSLKAVKLYSAAKYPSNHVYREYPLALKLPIKKEDKPPSVYKSPVPIAQELNSQNIVTEKSKGGRWNVDINIQDKLQFYHVKSKTNKGKGSGHSRAIPVRPTSVSSLLLHDAKDNQYGKLPAKSLASANDKREIEDAPTSILQSWHTNDLESPSNYFYAPTLGEVPQINVPLSLPDLPGIVDDERFVLDLHSQSPIAPSSVVTTPTVNLPLPAAPSDSAPDATMDPQNSRENEPSLPNLSLPSISSEQNPPPPPPPVEIGNISHPGPPPPPPLNPSTLSISTSQPPPSAPAPPPPPPPPPLVEPPKLSSSVTKDTKTQSVKSVPNVDQVDNRSSLMAAIRDAGGVGRAKLRSAARKDENTDKWSSAFVGGDLMADLHNKLSLRRRGISGTATGALGRMSAMIPPPPKPNESATSERNSAASEQDSQPDTDDWEE; from the exons ATGCGATCTTCAGCCGCCTCGCGCTTTGGATTCGATTCGAAACTGG GTGTGATTCCGCATGATTTGCGACAGGAGGAAACCATAGTCCAGATTGCAGAAGCATTAGATTCGCTCAACTCTGCTGTAGCAAGCATATTTAGCTGTATCGACGAGCGGTTATCGGAAAATACAAAAAG ATTAGCCGGTATAAAAGGTCGCGCTGTGAAACTTCAGGGCAGATTAGACCACCTCCAAAATAACCTAAGCTTGAAGGCGGTGAAGCTATACTCTGCAGCAAAATACCCCTCGAATCATGTCTACAGAGAGTATCCGCTGGCTCTAAAACTGCCAATTAAAAAGGAGGATAAACCGCCGAGTGTCTATAAGAGCCCAGTTCCCATAGCGCAGGAGTTGAACTCGCAAAATATTGTCACCGAAAAGTCAAAGGGCGGGCGGTGGAACGTTGACATCAACATACAAGACAAGCTGCAATTTTATCATGtcaaaagtaaaacaaataaaGGCAAGGGCTCTGGACATTCTAGAGCTATTCCAGTTAGACCAACCTCTGTCAGTTCGCTACTGCTACACGACGCCAAAGACAACCAGTATGGTAAACTTCCCGCAAAAAGCCTGGCATCGGCTAATGACAAGAGGGAAATCGAAGATGCTCCTACTTCGATATTGCAGTCATGGCACACCAACGATCTAGAATCTCCATCAAACTACTTCTATGCTCCAACGTTAGGCGAA GTTCCGCAAATAAACGTACCTCTCAGTCTCCCAGACCTGCCAGGAATAGTGGATGACGAACGTTTTGTGCTTGACCTACACAGTCAGAGTCCAATTGCTCCATCTTCGGTGGTAACAACACCGACTGTGAACCTGCCCTTACCAGCAGCTCCGTCCGATTCTGCCCCCGACGCAACTATGGACCCTCAAAACAGTAGAGAAAATGAACCTAGCCTTCCAAATTTGAGCCTACCAAGCATATCGTCAGAGCAAAATCCtccaccacctccacctccgGTTGAGATCGGTAACATTTCTCATCCTGGGCCACCACCGCCTCCTCCTCTCAATCCCTCCACACTTTCAATCTCGACATCTCAACCACCACCTTCTGCTCctgctcctcctcctcctccgcctcctcctccacTTGTCGAACCTCCAAAATTGTCATCATCGGTTACGAAAGACACTAAAACACAGTCTGTTAAATCTGTTCCAAATGTCGATCAGGTCGATAATCGGTCTAGCCTAATGGCAGCTATCCGCGATGCGGGCGGAGTTGGTAGAGCAAAATTAAGGAGTGCAGCACGTAAGGATGAAAATACAGATAAATGGTCTTCTGCTTTCGTTGGGGGCGATTTAATGGCAGATTTACACAACAAATTATCACTCAGACGTAGAGGTATTTCTGGAACAGCTACCGGCGCATTGGGCAGAATGTCCGCTATGATTCCTCCACCTCCGAAACCAAACGAGTCCGCTACTTCGGAGCGAAATTCTGCCGCAAGTGAACAAGACTCGCAACCTGATACCGATGATTGGGAGGAATGA
- the LOC124183732 gene encoding dynamin-1-like protein isoform X2 encodes MEALIPVINKLQDVFNTVGADAIQLPQIVVLGTQSSGKSSVIESLVGRSFLPRGTGIVTRRPLILQLVYAPKDDREHRTAEDGTLTLDEWGVFLHTKNKIFTNFDDIRLEIEAETNRMAGSNKGICPEPINLKVYSTSVVNLTLVDLPGITKVPVGDQPEDIEAQIRNLVLKHICNPNSIILAVVTANTDMATSESLKLSKDVDPDGRRTLAVVTKLDLMDAGTDAIDILCGRVIPVKLGIIGVVNRSQQDIMNNKSIQEALKDEAAFLQRKYPTLANRNGTPYLAKTLNRLLMHHIRDCLPDLKTRVNVMVSQFQTLLNSYGEDVGDKSQTLLQIITKFASSYCSTIEGTARNIETTELCGGARICYIFHETFGRTLDSIHPLAGLTRMDILTAIRNATGPRPALFVPEVSFELLVKRQIRRLEEPSLRCVELVHEEMQRIIQHCGTEVQQEMLRFPKLHERIVDVVTHLLRRRLPTTNSMVENLVAIELAYINTKHPDFHKDAALVSSLLKNAEADQVRPSKRHISASSNTSTGSTILPSEQNQKAVNNREEPPVFNNEQSKEAQANHWLLSNLLPQVKSESTSGNSIDGSPRGSPQQKPVNLLPEVPMQTSRKLSDREQRDCDVIERLIKSYFYIVRKSIQDSVPKAVMHFLVNYVKDNLQSELVTHLYKTDHIESLLNESEHIAVRRREAADMLKALTKAGHIISEIRETHMW; translated from the exons aTGGAGGCCCTAATTCCAGTGATAAATAAACTCCAAGATGTATTCAACACCGTTGGTGCTGACGCCATACAATTGCCTCAAATCGTCGTTCTCGGAACACAg AGCTCCGGGAAATCGTCCGTCATAGAGAGTTTGGTAGGCCGCTCCTTTCTGCCCAGAGGGACTGGTATAGTGACTCGTAGACCGTTGATTCTTCAGCTCGTTTATGCGCCGAAAGATGACAGGGAGCACAGAACAGCCGAAGATGGGACGCTGACACTTGACGAGTGGGGTGTATTTTTGCacactaaaaataaaatatttacaaacttCGATGATATCAGGTTGGAAATTGAGGCTGAAACGAATCGGATGGCTGGATCCAACAAGGGAATTTGTCCTGAACCGATTAATCTGAAGGTTTATTCAACCTCGGTTGTAAATCTGACACTCGTCGACTTGCCAGGGATCACCAAGGTCCCCGTTGGCGATCAGCCCGAGGATATTGAAGCGCAAATCAGAAACTTGGTTCTGAAACACATTTGCAATCCAAATTCCATAATATTGGCCGTTGTAACCGCAAACACGGACATGGCGACCAGCGAGAGCCTCAAACTCAGCAAAGACGTTGATCCCGATGGAAGGAGAACCCTCGCAGTTGTTACTAAACTGGATCTAATGGACGCTG GAACGGATGCGATTGATATCCTGTGCGGACGGGTGATTCCTGTGAAGCTGGGGATCATAGGAGTTGTAAATCGTTCACAGCAAGACATAATGAATAACAAGTCTATCCAGGAAGCTCTTAAGGACGAAGCTGCCTTCCTGCAACGAAAATATCCTACTTTGGCAAACAGAAACGGCACTCCTTACTTAGCAAAAACCCTCAACAGACTTTTAATGCATCATATTCGCGATTGCCTTCCCGATTTAAAG ACACGCGTGAATGTGATGGTCTCCCAATTCCAAACACTTTTAAACTCGTACGGAGAGGATGTGGGAGACAAGAGCCAGACACTGCTTCAGATAATAACCAAGTTTGCGAGCAGTTACTGTTCGACGATTGAGGGAACGGCAAGAAATATAGAGACTACCGAGCTCTGTGGAGGTGCTCGTATCTGTTACATATTTCACGAGACATTTGGACGAACACTAGATTCCATTCATCCACTGGCTGGTCTAACTAGGATGGATATTTTGACTGCAATTCGAAATGCGACGGGTCCCAGACCGGCTCTCTTTGTTCCCGAGGTCTCGTTTGAACTCCTGGTCAAGCGACAGATCAGGAGACTCGAAGAGCCTTCGCTACGCTGCGTCGAACTAGTTCACGAAGAGATGCAGAGAATCATTCAACACTGCGGCACCGAAGTTCAGCAAGAAATGCTTCGTTTTCCAAAACTACACGAACGGATCGTCGACGTTGTTACGCATCTTCTACGCCGACGATTACCGACAACTAATTCTATG GTGGAGAATTTGGTCGCTATCGAGCTTGCTTACATCAATACCAAACATCCAGATTTTCACAAAGATGCGGCACTAGTCTCTTCGTTATTAAAGAACGCAGAGGCGGATCAAGTAAGACCCAGTAAAAGACATATATCTGCTTCTTCAAATACTTCTACAGGCAGTACGATTCTACCTTCCGAACAA AATCAAAAAGCAGTCAACAATCGTGAGGAGCCACCAGTATTTAATAACGAACAAAGTAAAGAGGCACAAGCAAATCATTGGCTGCTGAGCAACTTGCTGCCGCAAGTAAAGTCTGAGTCAACAAGCGGCAATTCCATCGATGGATCTCCA CGGGGATCGCCACAGCAAAAACCAGTCAATCTACTCCCAGAAGTTCCGATGCAAACTTCTCGGAAGCTTAGTGATCGTGAGCAACGTGACTGTGATGTGATCG AGCGTCTTATCAAGTCGTATTTTTACATAGTTAGAAAATCAATTCAGGACAGCGTACCGAAGGCTGTTATGCATTTCCTCGTTAATTACGTTAAGGACAATTTACAGAGCGAGTTGGTCACTCACCTGTACAAAACGGACCACATTGAGTCGTTACTTAATGAGAGCGAACACATCGCCGTGAGGCGTAGGGAAGCTGCTGATATGCTTAAA GCACTAACAAAGGCTGGGCACATCATAAGCGAGATTCGTGAGACACATATGTGGTGA
- the LOC124183736 gene encoding WASH complex subunit 1-like isoform X2, whose protein sequence is MQGHIEIGVIPHDLRQEETIVQIAEALDSLNSAVASIFSCIDERLSENTKRLAGIKGRAVKLQGRLDHLQNNLSLKAVKLYSAAKYPSNHVYREYPLALKLPIKKEDKPPSVYKSPVPIAQELNSQNIVTEKSKGGRWNVDINIQDKLQFYHVKSKTNKGKGSGHSRAIPVRPTSVSSLLLHDAKDNQYGKLPAKSLASANDKREIEDAPTSILQSWHTNDLESPSNYFYAPTLGEVPQINVPLSLPDLPGIVDDERFVLDLHSQSPIAPSSVVTTPTVNLPLPAAPSDSAPDATMDPQNSRENEPSLPNLSLPSISSEQNPPPPPPPVEIGNISHPGPPPPPPLNPSTLSISTSQPPPSAPAPPPPPPPPPLVEPPKLSSSVTKDTKTQSVKSVPNVDQVDNRSSLMAAIRDAGGVGRAKLRSAARKDENTDKWSSAFVGGDLMADLHNKLSLRRRGISGTATGALGRMSAMIPPPPKPNESATSERNSAASEQDSQPDTDDWEE, encoded by the exons ATGCAGGGGCACATAGAAATTG GTGTGATTCCGCATGATTTGCGACAGGAGGAAACCATAGTCCAGATTGCAGAAGCATTAGATTCGCTCAACTCTGCTGTAGCAAGCATATTTAGCTGTATCGACGAGCGGTTATCGGAAAATACAAAAAG ATTAGCCGGTATAAAAGGTCGCGCTGTGAAACTTCAGGGCAGATTAGACCACCTCCAAAATAACCTAAGCTTGAAGGCGGTGAAGCTATACTCTGCAGCAAAATACCCCTCGAATCATGTCTACAGAGAGTATCCGCTGGCTCTAAAACTGCCAATTAAAAAGGAGGATAAACCGCCGAGTGTCTATAAGAGCCCAGTTCCCATAGCGCAGGAGTTGAACTCGCAAAATATTGTCACCGAAAAGTCAAAGGGCGGGCGGTGGAACGTTGACATCAACATACAAGACAAGCTGCAATTTTATCATGtcaaaagtaaaacaaataaaGGCAAGGGCTCTGGACATTCTAGAGCTATTCCAGTTAGACCAACCTCTGTCAGTTCGCTACTGCTACACGACGCCAAAGACAACCAGTATGGTAAACTTCCCGCAAAAAGCCTGGCATCGGCTAATGACAAGAGGGAAATCGAAGATGCTCCTACTTCGATATTGCAGTCATGGCACACCAACGATCTAGAATCTCCATCAAACTACTTCTATGCTCCAACGTTAGGCGAA GTTCCGCAAATAAACGTACCTCTCAGTCTCCCAGACCTGCCAGGAATAGTGGATGACGAACGTTTTGTGCTTGACCTACACAGTCAGAGTCCAATTGCTCCATCTTCGGTGGTAACAACACCGACTGTGAACCTGCCCTTACCAGCAGCTCCGTCCGATTCTGCCCCCGACGCAACTATGGACCCTCAAAACAGTAGAGAAAATGAACCTAGCCTTCCAAATTTGAGCCTACCAAGCATATCGTCAGAGCAAAATCCtccaccacctccacctccgGTTGAGATCGGTAACATTTCTCATCCTGGGCCACCACCGCCTCCTCCTCTCAATCCCTCCACACTTTCAATCTCGACATCTCAACCACCACCTTCTGCTCctgctcctcctcctcctccgcctcctcctccacTTGTCGAACCTCCAAAATTGTCATCATCGGTTACGAAAGACACTAAAACACAGTCTGTTAAATCTGTTCCAAATGTCGATCAGGTCGATAATCGGTCTAGCCTAATGGCAGCTATCCGCGATGCGGGCGGAGTTGGTAGAGCAAAATTAAGGAGTGCAGCACGTAAGGATGAAAATACAGATAAATGGTCTTCTGCTTTCGTTGGGGGCGATTTAATGGCAGATTTACACAACAAATTATCACTCAGACGTAGAGGTATTTCTGGAACAGCTACCGGCGCATTGGGCAGAATGTCCGCTATGATTCCTCCACCTCCGAAACCAAACGAGTCCGCTACTTCGGAGCGAAATTCTGCCGCAAGTGAACAAGACTCGCAACCTGATACCGATGATTGGGAGGAATGA
- the LOC124183732 gene encoding dynamin-1-like protein isoform X1, translating into MEALIPVINKLQDVFNTVGADAIQLPQIVVLGTQSSGKSSVIESLVGRSFLPRGTGIVTRRPLILQLVYAPKDDREHRTAEDGTLTLDEWGVFLHTKNKIFTNFDDIRLEIEAETNRMAGSNKGICPEPINLKVYSTSVVNLTLVDLPGITKVPVGDQPEDIEAQIRNLVLKHICNPNSIILAVVTANTDMATSESLKLSKDVDPDGRRTLAVVTKLDLMDAGTDAIDILCGRVIPVKLGIIGVVNRSQQDIMNNKSIQEALKDEAAFLQRKYPTLANRNGTPYLAKTLNRLLMHHIRDCLPDLKTRVNVMVSQFQTLLNSYGEDVGDKSQTLLQIITKFASSYCSTIEGTARNIETTELCGGARICYIFHETFGRTLDSIHPLAGLTRMDILTAIRNATGPRPALFVPEVSFELLVKRQIRRLEEPSLRCVELVHEEMQRIIQHCGTEVQQEMLRFPKLHERIVDVVTHLLRRRLPTTNSMVENLVAIELAYINTKHPDFHKDAALVSSLLKNAEADQVRPSKRHISASSNTSTGSTILPSEQNQKAVNNREEPPVFNNEQSKEAQANHWLLSNLLPQVKSESTSGNSIDGSPVRYRDGSPIPNPTPSPNSVSDLQRGSPQQKPVNLLPEVPMQTSRKLSDREQRDCDVIERLIKSYFYIVRKSIQDSVPKAVMHFLVNYVKDNLQSELVTHLYKTDHIESLLNESEHIAVRRREAADMLKALTKAGHIISEIRETHMW; encoded by the exons aTGGAGGCCCTAATTCCAGTGATAAATAAACTCCAAGATGTATTCAACACCGTTGGTGCTGACGCCATACAATTGCCTCAAATCGTCGTTCTCGGAACACAg AGCTCCGGGAAATCGTCCGTCATAGAGAGTTTGGTAGGCCGCTCCTTTCTGCCCAGAGGGACTGGTATAGTGACTCGTAGACCGTTGATTCTTCAGCTCGTTTATGCGCCGAAAGATGACAGGGAGCACAGAACAGCCGAAGATGGGACGCTGACACTTGACGAGTGGGGTGTATTTTTGCacactaaaaataaaatatttacaaacttCGATGATATCAGGTTGGAAATTGAGGCTGAAACGAATCGGATGGCTGGATCCAACAAGGGAATTTGTCCTGAACCGATTAATCTGAAGGTTTATTCAACCTCGGTTGTAAATCTGACACTCGTCGACTTGCCAGGGATCACCAAGGTCCCCGTTGGCGATCAGCCCGAGGATATTGAAGCGCAAATCAGAAACTTGGTTCTGAAACACATTTGCAATCCAAATTCCATAATATTGGCCGTTGTAACCGCAAACACGGACATGGCGACCAGCGAGAGCCTCAAACTCAGCAAAGACGTTGATCCCGATGGAAGGAGAACCCTCGCAGTTGTTACTAAACTGGATCTAATGGACGCTG GAACGGATGCGATTGATATCCTGTGCGGACGGGTGATTCCTGTGAAGCTGGGGATCATAGGAGTTGTAAATCGTTCACAGCAAGACATAATGAATAACAAGTCTATCCAGGAAGCTCTTAAGGACGAAGCTGCCTTCCTGCAACGAAAATATCCTACTTTGGCAAACAGAAACGGCACTCCTTACTTAGCAAAAACCCTCAACAGACTTTTAATGCATCATATTCGCGATTGCCTTCCCGATTTAAAG ACACGCGTGAATGTGATGGTCTCCCAATTCCAAACACTTTTAAACTCGTACGGAGAGGATGTGGGAGACAAGAGCCAGACACTGCTTCAGATAATAACCAAGTTTGCGAGCAGTTACTGTTCGACGATTGAGGGAACGGCAAGAAATATAGAGACTACCGAGCTCTGTGGAGGTGCTCGTATCTGTTACATATTTCACGAGACATTTGGACGAACACTAGATTCCATTCATCCACTGGCTGGTCTAACTAGGATGGATATTTTGACTGCAATTCGAAATGCGACGGGTCCCAGACCGGCTCTCTTTGTTCCCGAGGTCTCGTTTGAACTCCTGGTCAAGCGACAGATCAGGAGACTCGAAGAGCCTTCGCTACGCTGCGTCGAACTAGTTCACGAAGAGATGCAGAGAATCATTCAACACTGCGGCACCGAAGTTCAGCAAGAAATGCTTCGTTTTCCAAAACTACACGAACGGATCGTCGACGTTGTTACGCATCTTCTACGCCGACGATTACCGACAACTAATTCTATG GTGGAGAATTTGGTCGCTATCGAGCTTGCTTACATCAATACCAAACATCCAGATTTTCACAAAGATGCGGCACTAGTCTCTTCGTTATTAAAGAACGCAGAGGCGGATCAAGTAAGACCCAGTAAAAGACATATATCTGCTTCTTCAAATACTTCTACAGGCAGTACGATTCTACCTTCCGAACAA AATCAAAAAGCAGTCAACAATCGTGAGGAGCCACCAGTATTTAATAACGAACAAAGTAAAGAGGCACAAGCAAATCATTGGCTGCTGAGCAACTTGCTGCCGCAAGTAAAGTCTGAGTCAACAAGCGGCAATTCCATCGATGGATCTCCAGTAAGATATAGGGATGGAAGTCCCATTCCTAATCCTACACCTAGCCCAAATTCTGTTTCGGATTTACAGCGGGGATCGCCACAGCAAAAACCAGTCAATCTACTCCCAGAAGTTCCGATGCAAACTTCTCGGAAGCTTAGTGATCGTGAGCAACGTGACTGTGATGTGATCG AGCGTCTTATCAAGTCGTATTTTTACATAGTTAGAAAATCAATTCAGGACAGCGTACCGAAGGCTGTTATGCATTTCCTCGTTAATTACGTTAAGGACAATTTACAGAGCGAGTTGGTCACTCACCTGTACAAAACGGACCACATTGAGTCGTTACTTAATGAGAGCGAACACATCGCCGTGAGGCGTAGGGAAGCTGCTGATATGCTTAAA GCACTAACAAAGGCTGGGCACATCATAAGCGAGATTCGTGAGACACATATGTGGTGA
- the LOC124183734 gene encoding carboxypeptidase N subunit 2-like, which translates to MKIVTLFLWPVLIPAWCFGQIIDIGGIWEIQCPHVCNCQIAKFYDLPLYRWANMNTNNQEDLEPGVNYYQSLNNDEPMATELLKVATCVLTKDAKQLLESLPIDLQVLTILESGDGDKEIRLSSTDTNRFTDLISLDIQGMGYNDRLRNSGGKLKLTNKRYGIVLDVDALLPLGPTLRYLNLERVRLSSKSTFNKGQVNLVVKPVSHASNEHEDQDSGPEGEVVNQNGLRLIFLSHGGDGENGEEEEREILPYNLYKQEVEGYRESAHLFTGLGRLTHLRAYDCALKDISWEMFDGLDSLVLLSLEKNDLKVIPKFCFYGTPILKSLSLAENQLLTLTSVELAGLLALERLDLRRNNLTFLSELSFPPFPVLVEADFTGNPLDYIFPSTFEIMNATTKLYLGGDGTLLKLQQNSFLGLRLLEVLHLFNVEMQVLERFILRGMPALKELKMNGNISSIDFDAFLELRSLEDLDLSNCQIRELSMDAFYGLEKVKRIDLSRNELETIPPGLFTLQQQTDLREILLNKNKLTMLPLDFFKSLKNPGKQHQILNLRLDGNPWDCNCDMIYWNPNLVNRVKETAPRCTTPTKLKNWGVFYALRKGGLRCKRIKRRHFRTGHKLSSYEDTNNIS; encoded by the exons ATGAAGATCGTCACGCTGTTTTTATGGCCAGTTTTAATCCCG GCTTGGTGTTTTGGACAGATAATAGACATCGGTGGAATATGGGAGATACAATGTCCTCATGTATGCAATTGTCAGATAGCAAAGTTCTATGATTTGCCTTTGTATCGGTGGGCCAACATGAACACGAATAATCAAGAG GATTTAGAACCGggggtgaattattatcaaaGTTTGAACAATGACGAACCAATGGCAACCGAGTTGTTGAAAGTAGCCACGTGTGTGCTGACAAAGGACGCAAAGCAGTTGCTGGAATCTCTTCCGATAGATTTGCAG gtatTGACTATTCTAGAATCTGGAGACGGAGACAAAGAAATCCGGTTGAGTTCCACCGACACTAATCGTTTCACCGATTTGATATCCTTGGATATCCAAGGAATGGGGTACAACGACAGACTCAGAAATTCCGGCGGGAAGCTCAAATTAACCAATAAAAGATATGGAATAGTTCTAGATGTGGACGCGTTGCTTCCGCTCGGTCCGACGCTTCGCTACCTCAACTTAGAACGCGTAAGGCTCTCGAGTAAAAGTACGTTCAATAAAGGTCAAGTGAACTTGGTCGTCAAGCCGGTAAGTCATGCGAGCAATGAACACGAGGATCAGGATTCTGGACCAGAAGGTGAAGTTGTCAACCAGAATGGCTTGAGATTGATATTTTTGAGCCACGGGGGTGACGGAGAGAACGGCGAGGAAGAGGAGCGAGAAATTTTGCCGTATAATTTGTACAAACAAGAAGTCGAGGGCTACAGAGAATCTGCGCATCTCTTTACAGGCTTAGGAAGATTGACGCACTTGAGAGCCTACGATTGCGCGCTAAAAGATATTTCTTGGGAGATGTTTGACGGCTTGGACAGTCTGGTTTTATTGTCTCTGGAGAAAAACGATCTGAAAGTCATTCCTAAATTCTGCTTCTACGGTACACCCATTTTGAAGTCACTATCTTTGGCGGAGAATCAGCTACTGACTTTGACGAGCGTCGAGCTGGCTGGACTATTGGCACTTGAACGATTAGACCTtcgaagaaataatttaacttTCTTGTCCGAACTCTCCTTTCCCCCGTTTCCAGTACTGGTCGAAGCCGATTTTACTGGAAATCCGCTCGATTACATATTTCCAAG cACATTTGAGATCATGAACGCGACAACTAAATTATATCTCGGAGGCGACGGTACGCTTCTCAAGTTGCAGCAAAATTCGTTTCTAGGATTGCGCTTGCTGGAAGTATTACACTTGTTTAATGTAGAGATGCAGGTGTTAGAGCGTTTTATATTACGAGGAATGCCGGCGCTGAAGGAGTTGAAAATGAACGGAAACATAAGCAGCATAGATTTTGACGCGTTTCTCGAGCTTAGAAGTCTGGAAGATCTGGACCTGAGCAATTGTCAAATTCGAGAATTATCCATGGATGCTTTTTACGGTTTGGAAAAAGTCAAGCGTATCGATTTGTCCAGAAATGAATTAGAGACTATTCCCCCTGGCCTGTTTACTCTGCAGCAGCAAACCGACCTGAGGGAAATTCtacttaataaaaataaactaaccATGCTTCCGTTAGACTTTTTTAAAAGCCTTAAAAATCCTGGCAAGCAACACCAAATATTGAATTTGAGATTAGACGGAAATCCTTGGGACTGCAACTGTGATATGATTTATTGGAACCCGAATCTG GTGAACCGAGTCAAGGAAACTGCACCTCGTTGTACAACACCAACTAAACTAAAGAATTGGGGAGTTTTTTACGCTCTGCGTAAAGGAGGACTTCGTTGCAAGCGCATAAAACGACGGCATTTTCGGACAGGTCATAAGCTCTCAAGTTACGAAGACACCAATAACATCAGCTAG